Within Triticum dicoccoides isolate Atlit2015 ecotype Zavitan chromosome 1B, WEW_v2.0, whole genome shotgun sequence, the genomic segment GCTAGCATGTGCAGTTTGGCAGGGAATGAATAGTCTGCATGTGGTGATCTGCACATATTATGAACATACATACTAAGGCTTTAGTTCAAATAAATTAGTCCTATTGAATTAGTAATGTACTGTGCTGATTATTAGTCCGACCATGCAAGTACAAGAAAATCAATACAGTAGTGCAAGGTCATACAAGAAAACCGGTCCTAGAAAGCTAATTCTTTTAGTGTTCAGAATTTATCACCTCAAATTTGTTAGAACCACACAGGCCAAAAACATTTTTGCAAATACAATATATGCAGAACTTGGTTCTGTTTACAGTACACATGCCTGAAAGCTTAGTTGCTTCAGTTCGCTGAGAATTACCTAGTCAGTCAGGCACAATTACAGCCTGTAAAAGCAACAAATAATGAAAAAAGTCAGATAAGTAAATCACAAGCCACAACAGAGTTGTAAATGTTTACTTCATCAAAAGGTTGGCCAGTAGATGTAAGGTTAGATCCACATGGATAAAACGTAGAAAAATAATACTCCACCGGCGGCATCATGGCCATGGCCTCGAGCGGTGGTAGGAGTGACGCAGAGGGGGATGGAGTGGAGGCGCTATGGGCAGGCCGACACCGACCTGGTCACTTGAATCTGAAGCAAGATGACTATTTTGTATTGTTAATGAAAAAATTGAATACTGAAATGTATCGAGAATTAGAGAATGTACTGCATGAATCAAGCTTTTGACCCAGAAAATAAAACCATACAATTCTGTGCTAACCTTTAGTTCTACAAAATTAACATATACTGAGATCTGTTCAAGCTCCTTCTTAAAAAATAGCTATATTAGACGGTTCCCAAATTCAACAAAAGGTGGGTTCAGCCATGCGTACTATCAAAGACCTGACCACTTGACTTTAAAGCAAGATGACAGTTTTATGTACGACCAAACAAGGGCGCAGGTGACAAGATCTCTGCAAAAATCAAGCCATTCAAATGCACTTGAGATCAAAATACATCATGCACAGACAAATGGTATTAGCTACGCTGTCGTTATTCTATTTTGTTTCTCGAGCAGCGACTCAATTAATATTCTCACTGATCCAGTTTACTCAAGAACTTCTGAACCAGTTGCAGGACTCCTATGGACTAAGGTACTCTAGCTGCTTGCATCTTTCAGAGGATCTAATTAGAACCAATTCTATGGGTGGTTTATCTTTTTAGAACTATTAGTATTCACTCAGTGGAGAAGTGCAAGCAGGAGCTGACTTTAGTTGGAATGAGTGTGCTAGAAAATGTGGCCAATAGATTGTACGTCGGCAAAGTACGAACTGAAACACTTGAGGATCCCAGTGTTAAAAGTGGATGTTAAATTCAGACCTTATCAATGTAGGATGTGAATCCCAAACACTAAACGCGATCTGCAGGcataaaaagaaacaaataatctTTAGATTCTCCCCTGCAGAATAGTAGAATAATAACATTTTGATTCCTGGACAACTCCTTCCTCCAAATCACATTCAGTTGACCCTTCTCCACTCTCAAATCCTCCTTCTGGGGCTGAAGATTTGGAGGGCCGCAACTCGGTTCTCAAACAGATAATAGAGCATGTAGAAACCAATCCGATCCAATCCTCCTGCAGCAGAGAGGGAGCTGCACGAGCGCGAACACGAACAGAGCACAACAACCATCCGCTTGTGTGAGAAAGCTGAATCAAAGGACCAAATCGAATAGAGACAGACACATGGAGGAGGTGAAGAGGGACGAGAGGGCACCTTGATGAGCTCCATGGCGTCGGCGTCCCGAGAAGAAGCACACAGACGGGGGACGGCCGGTGGGCGGAGTGACCGCTCACGGACGGGAAGCTCGGGCGCGGGCTCGGCGGCCTCGCGGTGCCGGCGGGGGGAGGAAGTGGCAGCTGACGCCGACCATCGTCGTGGCTCTCCCTGCCGGCAGGCGCTCGCTTCTCCCCACCGCTTCCCACTGCCCACCCCGTCGTGGCTCTCCCTGCCGGCTGCCGCTCGCTTCTCCCCACCGCTTCCCATTGTCCACCCCTGCTCTCCATGGAGACGAGATGAGCCCCATCTGGACCAGGCGCCGTCGATGGAGGAGGGAGGTGGAGGGGCTACaccgagggagaggaagaggaagaggaagagaaggagGCGGCCGGAGGAAGCGAGCACTCGAGACCTTATCCCTTCCCTCGTAGCTACAGTAACGCAGACGAATAAAAGGAGACGTGGCCACGGCCGCTAGTTGGGCACACTTGCTCATCCTTTATATGTTCAATTATACTATCAATGAAAAAAAACTGGCTGTTCATTAAGAAGAATTAAGACTCaggccacacacacaaaaaaaaagaaCTAGCTCCATGTAGTACAACACCACCGCGtggctactacaacaagttttatgGCACACACATCTCACCGCCCCGCAGACCGCTTGTTCCGAGTTCCAACAAAAGAGCTTGGGCTCAGCCTCAGTTTTGCACACCTGCGCAAAACGATGAATCCTCCATCGCCAACCCAATGCTCCAGCTCTCCGTCCCCGCGCGCCACCGTCGAGCCTACCGGCGCCCATTATTCCTCGCCGGACCCAAGGCGCTCCTTAACCGCCGACGGCACGCCCCCGCGTGGTGCCAGCGACGACGCGTGCGTCGCCATCAGTGACGTCGACGCCTTCGCGCGCACCATCGCCGCCATCCGGTCCAAgccccaggcggcggcggcggcggcggcagcctcgCCCTCCTCCGACCACCTCGCCTCCGTGCTGTCCCACTACGCGGCCAGGTGGCTCCCGGATGTTGCCGCCTCGTCCCCCTCGGGGCGCTTCCAGCTGCCCCCGGAGAGCCCCACCGCCACGTGGCTCAAGAAGCGGCTCCTGCTCGAGTCCCTCGTCGCCGCGCTCCCGCCCGACGACGCCGCCGGCGAAGACAGGGACGACGGCATTGCGTGCgacttcctcctccgcctgctccgcGCCGGGAGCATGGTGGGCGCCGACGCGGCGCTGCTGGGAGACCTCGAGGCCCGCGCGGCGCGGCGTCTCGACCAGGCGTCGCTCGGCGCCGTCATGATCCCGGCGTTCGGCCTGCAGGGGGTTGCCCGCGATCGCCACCACcatacgacgacgacgacgacgacgcgcccgccGTGCGCGACGCTGCTGGACGTGCCCCTTGTGCTTCGTCTGGTGCGCGGGTTCCTGCGGGAGGGCGccaaggcgggcggcggcggcgcggcggccgccaGGGTGGCGAAGCTGGTAGACGCGTACCTCTCCGAGGCGGCGCTAGAGGCCGGGTTGCGGCCGGCGGAGTTCGAGGAGCTCGCGCGCGCCGTGCCAGCGTACGCCCGCGCCGCCGACGACGGACTGTACCGCGCCGTGGACACCTACCTTAAGGTAAATGCGGCGTCTCTGCTTGGTTAAACATGTTTCTGCTGTGTCTTGTTAGTTAATCTCAACCGTACATCGTCATGGCAGTGATTCCATCATACTCCTACGTCCTGTTAGAATAAACGGTCTCGCGCCATGCTCTTCAGTCTGCACGCGTGCCCTTGATCTTTAGAACTTTCAGCAGAAATGGAATCATTGACGTGTTGATAAAAAAAGTAAGCAGCACTACAACGTTGCTGCCAGTTTAATAGTAGTACCGCACTCCCTCGATTTTTTTCACAGTATATTTGCTCAAAGTTGAGATAGTACATGAACTATCTCAATAAACAAGGTAATACGTACTCCAAAGAGAATATATAACGCACAGAAATGGAGTACTATATTATCTGACAATCTCAATTAAACTAGTAGTATCTGACAATCTCAATTAAACTAGTAGTAGTACGGTACGTAGTAGTATCTCTTCCCCACTTGGGA encodes:
- the LOC119303801 gene encoding coleoptile phototropism protein 1-like, which translates into the protein MNPPSPTQCSSSPSPRATVEPTGAHYSSPDPRRSLTADGTPPRGASDDACVAISDVDAFARTIAAIRSKPQAAAAAAAASPSSDHLASVLSHYAARWLPDVAASSPSGRFQLPPESPTATWLKKRLLLESLVAALPPDDAAGEDRDDGIACDFLLRLLRAGSMVGADAALLGDLEARAARRLDQASLGAVMIPAFGLQGVARDRHHHTTTTTTTRPPCATLLDVPLVLRLVRGFLREGAKAGGGGAAAARVAKLVDAYLSEAALEAGLRPAEFEELARAVPAYARAADDGLYRAVDTYLKAHPHSSKEERRSLCRLIDARKLSTEAAAHAVQNDRLPVRCVVQVLFSEHGSKLSRLADWSGSFRSLQNRSPGALDLTSSSSAAAARCPSKREVVSQHHELRRLREDVSRLQVQCHALQAQVERLTSDRRRRGLFKWGAFLFGGGGGADATRVDDSDSGMERTPLSGSKKARAAAAAALTPATGTPTVARWRRSHS